The sequence below is a genomic window from Chryseobacterium foetidum.
TAACTCCGTAATCTTCGCCAAAATTACCTCTGAAATCAGATAATGTTTCAACATTTTTCAAACCTTCAGCTGCACAGAATCTCGACAATGCGAAAGGCAAATCTCTTGAAACGTTGATGACAACTGTATTCTCGAGTGCTGAAGCTTCTTCATTAAATTTTCTTGCGGAAGCCGCACAAATTCCTGTATCGATGCTTGGGAAGATGTTTAAAACAACTCTCTTTCCTGTGTAATCTGCAAGATGTTTTTCAGATAAATCTCCGGCAACCATGGTGAATTCCTGAGCCTGATTTCCTACCTCGGGAAGATTTCCTATTGTGTTTATCGGGTTTCCTTTAAATGTAATTGTAGACATAAATTTATTTTTTTAATGTTACTTCAAATTTAGTCAAATCATAAAATATCTGCTTTCTGAGAAAGGTTAAATAATTCTTAAAATATCATCCGGTAAATTCCTTTTAAATATAAATCAAATCAGTTAAAACGGAAGTTTTTAAATCAAAAATTTCCACCTAACTTTAATGTTTCAAAATCCAAAACTATTAAATCAAAAATTTATGAATTCAGAAAACACATCACCATTCGGAAAGATTTTTAAAGGCGAAAACGATATTCCCGAAGAATTTAAAATAAAAGAAATCCATCAGCGAGAATACCTTCTCAATGGTGAACTCATCCCATGGAACGGCGAGACAACGGATATTTATTCTCCTGTTTGCATTCGCACAGAAAATGGTTTACAAAGAAAACTTTTGGGAAGCATCCCAAATATTGGTGTAAAAGAAGCAATGGAGGTTCTTGATGCCTCAGTAAAAGCCTATGACAACGGCTTTGGCGAATGGCCAACCATGACCGTAGAAGGACGAATAAAATGTATGCAGAAATTTGTGTATCTGATGATTAAGCAGCGTGATTTGATTATTAAATTACTCATGTGGGAAATCGGAAAAACGCTTCCGGATTCCACAAAAGAGTTTGACAGAACTGTAGATTATATCAACCAAACCATCGACGCACTCAAAGATCTCGACCGTGAATCTTCCCGTTTTCAGCAGGCTGAGGGAACGATTGCCCAGATCAGGAGAGCGGCACTCGGTGTGGTTCTGAGCATGGGACCTTTCAATTATCCTTTAAATGAAATTTTCACCACTTTGATTCCTGCATTGATTATGGGAAATACGATTTTGTTTAAACTTCCGAAACATGGCGTTTTAGCACATTATCCATTATTGAATGCTTTCAAAGAAGCTTTCCCGAAAGGAACTGTAAATACTTTATACGGCAAAGGTTCAGAAATCATTACCCCAATAATGGAAAGCGGAAAAGTGAATGTTCTTGCCTTCATTGGATCGAGTAAAGTTGCCAACGGACTGAAAAAACTGCATCCAAAAGTCAACCGTTTGAGAGCAATTTTAAGTTTAGATGCAAAAAACGCAGCGATTGTCACTAAAAATGCAGATCTGGATGTCGCAGTGAGCGAATGTCTTTTGGGCGCTCTATCTTTTAACGGACAGAGATGTACAGCTTTAAAATTGATTTTCGTTCAGAATGACGTTGCTGATGAATTTACACAAAAATTGAGCAAAGCCGTCAGCGAAATGAAAGCTGGTTTGCCATGGGAAAACGATGTAAAAATCACGCCACTTCCAGAAGTAAACAAGCCTGATTATCTTAAAGAATGCCTTGAAGACGCTCAAAATAAAGGTGCAAAAATTTTAAATGAAAACGGTGGTTTTACCGAGGAATCTTTTGTTTTTCCTTCCGTAGTTTTTCCTGTAAATTCAGATATGAAACTGTACCACGAAGAACAGTTTGGGCCGATTATCCCAGTGGTTCCATTTGAAAATATTGATGAACCAATTGAATATCAAGTCAATGCATCGCACGGAATGCAGGTGAGTATTTTCAGCGAAGATCCTTTGGAAGTTTCAAAACTGATAGATTCTTTCGTCAATCTGGTAAGCAGAGTGAATATCAACTGCCAGTCTCAGCGTGGTCCGGATGTTTTTCCGTTTACAGGAAGAAAAGACAGTGCTGAAGGTACCTTGTCGGTTTTTGATGCACTGCGTTCGTTCTCAATTCGCTCATTGGTTGCTGCAAAAGCTACAGATTCAAACAAAAATCTTTTGAATACGATTGTGAGA
It includes:
- the tpx gene encoding thiol peroxidase yields the protein MSTITFKGNPINTIGNLPEVGNQAQEFTMVAGDLSEKHLADYTGKRVVLNIFPSIDTGICAASARKFNEEASALENTVVINVSRDLPFALSRFCAAEGLKNVETLSDFRGNFGEDYGVTLTDSPMKGLLSRAVVVLDEDTKVIYTEQVPEIGQEPNYEAAVAALK
- a CDS encoding NADP-dependent glyceraldehyde-3-phosphate dehydrogenase produces the protein MNSENTSPFGKIFKGENDIPEEFKIKEIHQREYLLNGELIPWNGETTDIYSPVCIRTENGLQRKLLGSIPNIGVKEAMEVLDASVKAYDNGFGEWPTMTVEGRIKCMQKFVYLMIKQRDLIIKLLMWEIGKTLPDSTKEFDRTVDYINQTIDALKDLDRESSRFQQAEGTIAQIRRAALGVVLSMGPFNYPLNEIFTTLIPALIMGNTILFKLPKHGVLAHYPLLNAFKEAFPKGTVNTLYGKGSEIITPIMESGKVNVLAFIGSSKVANGLKKLHPKVNRLRAILSLDAKNAAIVTKNADLDVAVSECLLGALSFNGQRCTALKLIFVQNDVADEFTQKLSKAVSEMKAGLPWENDVKITPLPEVNKPDYLKECLEDAQNKGAKILNENGGFTEESFVFPSVVFPVNSDMKLYHEEQFGPIIPVVPFENIDEPIEYQVNASHGMQVSIFSEDPLEVSKLIDSFVNLVSRVNINCQSQRGPDVFPFTGRKDSAEGTLSVFDALRSFSIRSLVAAKATDSNKNLLNTIVRDHDSNFLSTDYLF